A window of the Arenibacter algicola genome harbors these coding sequences:
- a CDS encoding cupin domain-containing protein yields MNSTLKYSQLKVVILILTFFASFSFFGQGDTEEVMETSMVRTHEDKDLQWGPCPSFMPEGCTIAVLHGDPSKKNVDVFFKVPANYEIPEHWHTSAERMILVSGELHVTYEGEKEQIMKVGTYAFGPSTKPHTAKCGDKDPCVIFIAFEEPLDAFPMVLKQ; encoded by the coding sequence ATGAACAGCACTCTAAAGTATTCCCAATTAAAAGTTGTCATTTTAATTTTGACATTTTTTGCAAGTTTTTCTTTTTTTGGCCAAGGCGACACTGAAGAAGTGATGGAAACTTCTATGGTAAGGACGCATGAGGATAAGGATTTACAATGGGGCCCTTGCCCATCTTTTATGCCCGAGGGATGCACAATAGCGGTATTGCACGGAGACCCTTCCAAAAAAAATGTGGATGTTTTTTTTAAGGTGCCAGCCAATTATGAAATACCAGAGCATTGGCATACTTCCGCCGAGCGCATGATCCTTGTTTCGGGTGAACTGCATGTTACCTATGAAGGCGAAAAGGAACAAATAATGAAAGTGGGCACCTATGCCTTTGGCCCCTCTACAAAACCACATACCGCAAAATGTGGGGATAAGGATCCCTGTGTAATATTCATTGCTTTTGAAGAACCCTTGGACGCTTTTCCAATGGTACTAAAACAATGA
- a CDS encoding nickel-binding protein: MPIYMDRHEIPKEITALHVAEMHREDLKIEHLYGCKGMTYWCDEKRRTAFCLIQAPNKKAIQDMHNHAHGEVPHRIIEVESSIVESFLGRIEDPEKSQKTELNIINDPAFRTIMVIGLRKLSFLGSDPKHMNRELGNCNRYILGSVEKFLGRVVRQKSGYFLVSFNSVTNAVLCAQEIHSHHNDSSKKFNKDFQLSIGLNAGVPVTEKDSIFEDTIKLAERFCELVLGKIVISPEVKDLYESENLNVKLSHKNIKTLSVGEEKFINLLMDYTEKEWTNAAFNSNDFSKNMGFSKSQLYRKMIGLTGKSPNSFIKDYRLEKALQLLDKKAKNISEVAFGTGFNSPAYFSKCFMDSFGVLPSKYIQDYTV, translated from the coding sequence ATGCCAATCTACATGGATCGTCACGAAATTCCTAAGGAGATCACCGCGCTGCATGTGGCAGAAATGCATCGGGAAGATTTAAAAATAGAACATCTTTACGGATGCAAGGGAATGACTTATTGGTGCGATGAAAAAAGGAGAACCGCATTTTGCCTAATTCAGGCCCCCAATAAAAAGGCTATTCAGGATATGCACAATCATGCCCATGGAGAAGTTCCCCACAGAATTATAGAAGTGGAGAGTTCCATAGTGGAATCTTTCTTGGGCAGGATCGAGGATCCGGAAAAATCACAAAAGACAGAATTGAATATTATCAATGACCCAGCATTTAGAACTATAATGGTCATTGGTCTTAGAAAGTTATCCTTTTTGGGAAGTGACCCTAAACATATGAATAGGGAACTTGGCAACTGCAATAGATACATTCTTGGATCTGTAGAAAAATTTTTGGGCAGGGTGGTAAGACAAAAATCAGGATATTTTTTGGTGTCCTTTAATTCGGTGACCAATGCTGTACTTTGTGCTCAAGAGATACATTCCCACCATAACGACTCCTCAAAAAAGTTCAATAAAGATTTTCAATTGAGCATAGGATTGAATGCAGGTGTTCCAGTGACCGAAAAGGATAGTATTTTTGAGGATACAATTAAACTTGCAGAACGGTTTTGTGAATTGGTCCTTGGAAAAATTGTTATATCCCCTGAGGTCAAAGACTTGTACGAGAGTGAAAATTTAAACGTTAAATTGAGCCATAAGAACATAAAGACTCTAAGTGTCGGAGAAGAGAAATTTATAAATCTATTGATGGATTACACGGAGAAAGAATGGACCAATGCCGCATTTAACTCCAATGATTTTAGTAAAAATATGGGATTCAGTAAATCCCAATTGTACAGAAAAATGATAGGTCTTACCGGTAAGTCGCCCAATAGTTTTATCAAGGATTACCGATTGGAAAAGGCCTTGCAATTGCTTGATAAAAAAGCCAAAAATATTTCTGAAGTTGCATTTGGAACCGGTTTTAACAGTCCAGCCTATTTCTCAAAATGTTTTATGGATAGTTTTGGAGTCCTTCCATCGAAATATATCCAGGACTATACTGTATAA